In Gulosibacter molinativorax, a single window of DNA contains:
- a CDS encoding D-isomer specific 2-hydroxyacid dehydrogenase family protein, which yields MDRGTSGEFTHDEVLAEAPRILPAEARPEPGSIAILPEGSEFADGVAVREAGGVVAPLSDATRGLIYTTTRDVDTLVRTLDAHPGIGWVQLPFAGIDAYGKALIPAAERGVLFTSAKGSYAQPVAEHALTLTLATLRQLPMRLRATSWGESSGQSLYGANVVVVGAGGIALEYLRLLESFGARTTVVRRRSVPVAAADLTVTTDELDVVLPEADVVMLAAASTDETRALIDASRLASMKPSAVLVNIARGKLVDTDALVAALDAGMIFGAGLDVTDPEPLPAGHPLYSHERCVVTPHTADTPEMVQPLLEQRIRDNVRAFLETGEFVGVADPRLGY from the coding sequence ATGGACCGCGGAACGAGCGGAGAGTTCACCCACGACGAGGTCCTGGCGGAGGCCCCTCGCATCCTGCCCGCCGAGGCTCGGCCCGAGCCCGGCTCGATCGCGATTCTGCCCGAGGGCAGCGAGTTTGCCGACGGCGTTGCCGTCCGCGAGGCCGGGGGAGTCGTGGCACCGCTGTCGGATGCGACACGCGGGCTGATCTACACGACCACGCGCGATGTCGACACGCTGGTGCGGACCCTGGATGCGCATCCTGGCATCGGATGGGTGCAGCTGCCGTTCGCCGGCATCGACGCGTATGGCAAGGCGCTCATTCCTGCCGCGGAGCGGGGCGTGCTCTTCACCTCGGCGAAGGGGTCGTACGCGCAGCCGGTTGCCGAGCACGCGCTGACGCTGACGCTCGCGACGCTTCGTCAGCTGCCCATGCGGCTGCGGGCGACGTCCTGGGGCGAGTCTTCGGGGCAATCGCTCTACGGCGCGAATGTCGTGGTCGTTGGTGCGGGTGGCATCGCGCTCGAGTACCTGCGGCTGCTTGAGTCGTTTGGGGCACGCACCACGGTGGTGCGGCGCCGTTCCGTGCCCGTAGCTGCCGCGGATCTCACCGTGACGACAGATGAGCTCGATGTGGTGCTGCCGGAGGCCGACGTCGTGATGCTCGCCGCCGCGAGTACTGACGAGACCCGTGCGCTGATCGATGCCTCGCGATTGGCGAGCATGAAGCCGTCCGCCGTGCTGGTCAATATTGCGCGTGGCAAGCTCGTTGACACGGATGCGCTGGTTGCTGCTTTGGACGCCGGCATGATTTTTGGGGCTGGCCTCGACGTGACCGACCCGGAGCCGCTGCCCGCCGGGCATCCGCTGTACTCGCACGAGCGTTGCGTCGTGACGCCGCACACCGCGGACACTCCCGAGATGGTGCAGCCGCTGCTCGAGCAGCGCATCCGCGACAACGTGCGGGCGTTCCTGGAGACGGGGGAGTTTGTCGGCGTCGCCGATCCGCGGCTTGGGTACTGA
- a CDS encoding ATP-binding cassette domain-containing protein yields MSSTKIDEPHVGAHPADEQPAGFKPVVRTRDLSISFGPHLAADDRRVLSGVSIDLPRGGILGVVGASGSGKSSLGRVLSGRAMLREKEVDWPWISGGNAEVAGIDLRKPTRDDQRRLTLDVGYLAPESGDRLRNDLTVAENIAEPVLSRDRDFDRRALGRAAALLIDAVDLELGTLNRFPFELSRGQRQRVAFAQALIIEPRVLIVDEPTQGVDIFAQPAIMSLLERLNRVRQMSVIVISNELATVERLTQDMLVCHRGFVIAQGNIEEVLCDATDPYLVRMREARDYARTPLPGTLTKDTDAAVDRVVRGLFPDPEADAEEARLEAEKAERAKLIESRPEFDRFNKEK; encoded by the coding sequence ATGAGTTCCACCAAGATCGACGAGCCCCACGTGGGCGCGCATCCTGCCGACGAACAACCTGCCGGTTTCAAGCCCGTGGTGCGCACCCGCGACCTGTCCATCTCCTTTGGCCCGCACCTGGCCGCCGACGATCGGCGCGTGCTCTCCGGCGTGTCGATCGACCTGCCGCGCGGCGGGATTCTCGGCGTCGTCGGAGCCTCGGGCAGCGGCAAGAGCTCGCTCGGCCGGGTGCTGTCGGGTCGCGCGATGCTGCGTGAGAAGGAAGTGGACTGGCCCTGGATCTCGGGCGGAAACGCGGAGGTTGCGGGCATCGATCTGCGGAAACCAACGCGGGACGACCAGCGCCGGCTGACCCTCGATGTCGGGTACCTCGCGCCCGAATCAGGCGATCGCCTGCGCAACGACCTCACCGTCGCAGAGAACATCGCCGAGCCGGTGCTTAGCCGCGATCGCGACTTTGACCGGCGCGCCCTCGGTCGGGCAGCGGCGCTCCTCATCGATGCCGTCGACCTCGAGCTCGGCACCCTCAACCGCTTTCCGTTCGAGCTCAGCCGGGGCCAGCGGCAGCGCGTCGCGTTCGCGCAGGCCCTGATCATCGAGCCGCGTGTGCTCATCGTGGACGAGCCGACGCAGGGCGTGGACATCTTCGCGCAGCCCGCGATCATGTCGCTGCTCGAGAGGCTCAACCGGGTGCGCCAAATGAGCGTGATCGTGATCAGCAACGAGCTCGCGACGGTCGAGCGGCTCACGCAGGACATGCTCGTGTGCCATCGCGGATTTGTCATCGCCCAGGGCAATATCGAGGAAGTCCTGTGCGACGCCACGGACCCGTACCTGGTTCGGATGCGCGAGGCCCGCGACTACGCCCGCACGCCGCTTCCAGGTACGCTCACGAAGGACACAGACGCCGCGGTCGATCGAGTCGTTCGCGGTTTGTTCCCCGATCCCGAGGCGGATGCGGAAGAGGCACGGCTCGAGGCCGAGAAGGCCGAACGAGCGAAGCTCATCGAGAGCCGTCCCGAATTCGACCGATTCAATAAGGAGAAGTGA
- the dnaG gene encoding DNA primase, which produces MARIRRSDIDEIRARTNIEDVVGEYVTLKSAGVGSKKGLCPFHDERTPSFHVRPQLGFYHCFGCGESGDVFSFLQKMDHVTFVEAVEKLAGKLGYQLTYEDGGEAPDHSKRVRLLAATGEAEQFFQGQLSTAEAQPARDFLGGRGFDPAAAARFGVGFAPQSWDALTKHLRGRGFSMQEMQDAGLVSTNERGSSYDRFRGRVIWPIRDTSGQTVGFGARKLLDEDKGPKYLNTPETEIYHKSRVLYGLDLAKKDIGRSHEVVVVEGYTDVMAAHLAGVTTAVATCGTAFGVDHIKVLRRIMDDESHRGRVIFNFDPDEAGRKAAMRAFAEENRFVAQTFVAVAPEGFDPCDLRLHRGDQAVRSMVENPQPMYEFVIREQLRKHNLRTAEGRVAALREAAPIIVGIRDRALRPEYERQLSGWLGMDLEQVRAAVASAERQQQRASDYPPDYSPEEMAAAGGYTVPAVRMQDLPNDPVTRLERDTLSAILQYPKMLSDAQLNNVLDAEFSNSTLSIVRDAIIATQADLGTPQWLPRVQEEVPSSFMPLVNDLSMAPLPAGNGPEQVAAYVRSMAAALVERDLLHRKAELLGELRRTDIEIDPLRHRELSEKLVDVERRKRDVRESLEQQV; this is translated from the coding sequence ATGGCGCGTATCCGGAGATCTGACATTGATGAGATTCGTGCTCGCACCAACATTGAGGACGTCGTTGGCGAATACGTCACGCTGAAGTCCGCCGGTGTTGGCTCGAAGAAGGGACTGTGCCCCTTCCACGACGAGCGCACGCCCTCATTCCACGTGCGCCCGCAGCTCGGCTTCTATCACTGCTTCGGCTGCGGCGAGTCGGGCGACGTATTCAGCTTCCTGCAGAAGATGGATCACGTCACCTTCGTCGAGGCCGTCGAGAAGCTCGCGGGCAAGCTCGGCTACCAGCTGACCTACGAGGACGGCGGCGAGGCTCCCGATCACTCGAAGCGCGTTCGCCTGCTGGCCGCGACGGGCGAGGCCGAGCAGTTCTTCCAGGGCCAGCTTTCGACCGCGGAGGCGCAGCCCGCGCGCGATTTCCTCGGCGGCCGCGGCTTCGACCCGGCCGCGGCGGCGCGCTTCGGCGTGGGCTTCGCCCCGCAGTCGTGGGATGCGCTGACCAAGCACCTGCGCGGCCGCGGCTTCTCGATGCAGGAGATGCAGGATGCGGGGCTCGTGTCCACGAACGAGCGCGGCTCGAGCTATGACCGCTTCCGCGGCCGCGTGATCTGGCCGATCCGCGACACCTCGGGGCAGACGGTCGGCTTCGGCGCGCGCAAGCTGCTCGACGAGGACAAAGGCCCGAAGTACCTCAATACCCCCGAGACCGAGATTTACCACAAGTCGCGCGTACTCTACGGGCTCGACCTCGCAAAGAAGGACATCGGCCGCAGCCACGAGGTGGTCGTGGTCGAGGGCTATACCGACGTCATGGCCGCGCACCTCGCCGGCGTGACCACGGCCGTCGCGACCTGTGGCACGGCCTTCGGCGTCGACCATATCAAGGTGCTGCGGCGCATCATGGACGACGAGTCGCACCGAGGCCGCGTCATCTTCAACTTCGACCCGGACGAAGCCGGCCGCAAGGCCGCGATGCGTGCGTTCGCGGAGGAGAACCGCTTCGTCGCGCAGACCTTCGTCGCCGTCGCCCCGGAGGGCTTCGACCCGTGTGACCTGCGGCTTCACCGCGGTGACCAGGCCGTGCGCAGCATGGTCGAGAATCCGCAGCCGATGTACGAGTTCGTGATTCGCGAGCAGCTGCGCAAGCACAACCTGCGCACCGCCGAGGGTCGGGTCGCCGCGCTCCGCGAGGCCGCGCCGATCATCGTGGGCATCCGCGACCGAGCCCTGCGGCCCGAGTACGAACGGCAGCTCTCGGGCTGGCTCGGGATGGACCTCGAGCAGGTGCGCGCGGCCGTAGCGAGCGCCGAGCGGCAGCAGCAGCGCGCATCCGACTACCCGCCGGACTACTCGCCGGAGGAGATGGCTGCGGCCGGAGGCTACACCGTGCCGGCGGTGCGGATGCAGGACCTCCCGAACGATCCCGTCACGCGCCTCGAGCGGGACACGCTCTCGGCGATCCTGCAGTACCCGAAGATGCTCTCGGATGCGCAGCTCAACAACGTGCTCGACGCCGAGTTCTCGAACTCGACGCTGTCGATCGTGCGGGATGCGATTATCGCCACCCAGGCCGACCTCGGCACGCCGCAGTGGCTGCCTCGCGTGCAGGAGGAAGTGCCGAGCTCCTTCATGCCGCTCGTGAACGACCTCTCGATGGCGCCGCTACCGGCGGGCAACGGTCCCGAACAGGTCGCGGCCTACGTGCGCTCGATGGCGGCCGCGCTCGTCGAGCGAGACCTGCTGCACCGGAAGGCGGAGCTCCTCGGTGAGCTGCGTCGCACCGACATCGAGATCGACCCGCTGCGCCACCGCGAGCTGAGCGAGAAGCTAGTGGATGTTGAGCGCCGCAAGCGCGACGTGCGCGAGAGCCTCGAACAGCAGGTGTGA
- a CDS encoding deoxyguanosinetriphosphate triphosphohydrolase: MCREAKHLPQATTDIPARGYETRDGDRFLHEHHENRNRSEFARDRARLLHSSGLRRLSQKTQVLSPTSGVDFARNRLTHSLEVAQVGRELAGVLDLDPDVVDTACLAHDIGHPPFGHNGERALAEWAEEIGGFEGNAQTLRLITRLEPKVIGEDGRTYGLNLTRACLDASCKYPWDYATAKEKGTRKFGMYEDDRDVFEWLRADAPADRKCIEAQVMDLSDDIAYSVHDLEDAVVEGYIPLEEIEWAENREAILYNGVDWSHGEFSQDEMAEALERLLAAPYWVHEYDGTMRTQAGLKNLTSQLIGRFAQAATHATLEHYGKDARLTRFAADVIVPRETEAEIALLKGTVSGFVMSLPTRQPVYARQRQLLTELLEGLWASGERFLDDGYTRLFRDATDDAAKRRVVVDQVASLTDQSALTLHSKVIGAQQHW, encoded by the coding sequence ATGTGTCGGGAGGCTAAGCACTTGCCGCAAGCGACCACCGACATCCCGGCCCGCGGCTACGAGACACGCGACGGCGACCGTTTCCTCCACGAGCACCACGAGAACCGCAACCGCTCCGAGTTCGCGCGCGATCGCGCCCGGCTGCTGCACTCATCCGGCCTGCGCCGCTTGTCGCAGAAGACCCAGGTGCTTTCGCCGACCTCTGGCGTCGACTTCGCCCGCAACCGGCTGACGCACTCGCTCGAGGTCGCGCAGGTTGGCCGCGAGCTCGCGGGCGTACTCGACCTCGACCCCGACGTTGTGGATACCGCGTGCCTCGCGCACGACATCGGGCATCCGCCGTTCGGCCACAACGGCGAGCGCGCGCTTGCCGAGTGGGCCGAGGAGATTGGCGGCTTCGAGGGCAATGCCCAGACCCTCCGCCTCATCACCCGGCTCGAGCCGAAGGTGATCGGCGAGGACGGGCGCACCTACGGACTGAACCTGACCCGGGCCTGCCTCGACGCATCCTGCAAATACCCGTGGGACTACGCGACGGCCAAGGAGAAGGGCACGCGCAAGTTCGGCATGTATGAGGACGACCGCGACGTGTTCGAGTGGCTGCGCGCCGACGCGCCGGCGGACCGCAAGTGCATCGAGGCGCAGGTGATGGATCTTTCGGACGACATCGCGTATTCGGTGCACGACCTCGAGGACGCCGTGGTCGAGGGGTACATTCCGCTCGAGGAGATCGAGTGGGCCGAGAACCGCGAGGCGATTCTCTACAACGGGGTCGACTGGTCGCACGGCGAGTTCAGCCAGGACGAGATGGCAGAGGCGCTCGAGCGGTTGCTCGCGGCGCCGTATTGGGTGCACGAGTACGACGGCACGATGCGCACGCAGGCAGGCCTGAAGAACCTCACCTCGCAGCTCATCGGGCGATTCGCGCAGGCGGCCACGCACGCGACGCTCGAGCACTATGGCAAGGATGCGCGGCTCACGCGGTTCGCGGCCGACGTCATCGTGCCGCGGGAGACCGAGGCCGAGATCGCGCTGCTCAAGGGCACCGTGTCCGGCTTCGTAATGTCGCTGCCGACGCGCCAGCCCGTGTATGCGCGCCAGCGGCAGCTGCTCACCGAGTTGCTCGAGGGTCTGTGGGCCTCGGGGGAGCGCTTCCTCGATGACGGGTACACGCGGCTCTTCCGCGACGCGACGGACGATGCGGCGAAGCGCCGAGTCGTCGTCGACCAGGTCGCGTCCCTCACCGACCAGTCCGCACTCACTCTCCACAGCAAGGTCATCGGGGCCCAGCAACATTGGTAA
- the dusB gene encoding tRNA dihydrouridine synthase DusB, with amino-acid sequence MAGITNEAFRRLCQEYGAGLYITEMVTTRALVEKNPTALRLIRHHPEEKVRSIQLYGVDPKIVGDSVAMLVDEDKVDHLDLNFGCPVPKVTKRGGGSALPWKRDLFEAICTEAVRRAGDVPVTVKIRKGINEERLTYLESARIAEGSGIAGITLHARTLEQQYSGKADWSSIATLKETISSIPILGNGDVFEGEDGVRMVRETGCDGVVVGRGVLGRPWLFADLEAAFAGRPERAQPGLREVGAAMIRHAELLVDFYEDEFYGCRDFRKHAAMYFKGYPVGGEARRDFALIETLDQLRELVADLPDEPWPGSSAMGPRGRAGSPRRAALPQGWLDSRTMSSADQDDIAAAELDVSGG; translated from the coding sequence ATGGCGGGCATCACCAACGAGGCGTTCCGACGGCTGTGTCAGGAATATGGTGCCGGCCTTTACATCACCGAGATGGTGACGACGCGCGCGCTGGTCGAGAAGAACCCGACCGCGCTGCGCCTCATCCGTCACCACCCGGAGGAGAAGGTCCGCTCGATTCAGCTGTACGGTGTCGACCCGAAGATCGTGGGTGACTCGGTTGCGATGCTCGTAGACGAGGACAAGGTCGACCACCTCGACCTCAACTTCGGCTGCCCCGTGCCGAAGGTCACGAAGCGCGGCGGCGGCAGCGCCCTGCCGTGGAAGCGCGACCTCTTCGAAGCAATCTGCACCGAGGCCGTCCGCCGCGCCGGCGACGTCCCGGTGACCGTGAAGATCCGCAAGGGCATTAACGAGGAACGACTCACGTACCTCGAGAGCGCCCGCATCGCGGAGGGCTCGGGAATCGCGGGCATCACGCTGCACGCGCGCACGCTCGAGCAGCAGTATTCCGGGAAAGCCGACTGGTCCTCGATCGCGACGCTCAAGGAGACGATCTCGTCCATCCCGATTCTCGGTAACGGCGACGTGTTCGAGGGCGAGGATGGCGTGCGGATGGTTCGCGAGACCGGTTGCGATGGCGTCGTGGTTGGCCGCGGCGTCCTCGGCCGTCCCTGGTTGTTCGCCGATCTCGAGGCTGCCTTCGCGGGCCGCCCCGAGCGCGCCCAACCGGGGCTGCGCGAGGTCGGCGCCGCGATGATTCGTCACGCCGAGCTCCTCGTCGACTTCTACGAAGACGAGTTCTACGGCTGCCGCGACTTCCGCAAGCATGCCGCGATGTACTTCAAGGGCTACCCGGTCGGTGGCGAGGCGCGTCGCGACTTCGCGCTGATCGAGACCCTCGACCAGCTGCGCGAGCTCGTCGCAGACCTCCCGGATGAGCCGTGGCCCGGCTCGAGCGCGATGGGCCCGCGCGGGCGCGCGGGTTCGCCCCGCCGCGCCGCGCTGCCGCAGGGCTGGCTCGATTCCCGCACGATGAGTTCGGCGGATCAGGACGACATCGCCGCCGCCGAACTCGATGTGTCGGGAGGCTAA
- a CDS encoding glycine--tRNA ligase encodes MAASKLDQVIALAKQRGFVYQAGEIYGGSRSAWDYGPLGVELKENIKQQWWQTFVRGRADMVGLDSSIILPKAVWEASGHVETFTDPLVESLHTHKRYRADHLIEAYVAKHGKQPENGLADIRDPETGQEGSWTEPRLFSGLVKTYLGPVDDAAGLHYLRPETAQGIFVNFMNVLTTARKKPPFGIGQVGKAFRNEITPGNFIFRTREFEQMEIEYFVKPEDAPEHFDAWVKDCLEWFYDLGIDPENIRQFDVPEDERAHYSARTIDFEYRFGFQGNEWGELMGVANRTDFDLSSHAKASGEELSFFDQAAGERFTPYVIEPSFGLTRSLMAFLVDAYAEDEAPNSKGGVDKRKVLRLDPRLAPNKVAVLPLSRNENLTPLAKEVADSIRNGGRWNIDFDDAGAIGRRYRRQDEIGTPFCVTVDFDSIDDRAVTVRERDTMQQERVSMDRLFGYLSERLRGC; translated from the coding sequence ATGGCAGCCTCGAAGCTCGACCAGGTAATCGCCCTCGCTAAACAGCGCGGTTTCGTCTACCAGGCGGGTGAAATCTACGGCGGTTCGCGCTCGGCTTGGGACTACGGCCCCCTCGGCGTGGAGCTCAAGGAGAACATCAAGCAGCAGTGGTGGCAGACCTTCGTGCGCGGCCGCGCCGACATGGTCGGCCTCGACTCGTCGATCATCCTGCCGAAGGCCGTCTGGGAGGCGTCCGGCCACGTCGAGACGTTCACCGACCCGCTCGTCGAGTCGCTGCACACCCACAAGCGCTACCGCGCCGACCACCTCATCGAGGCGTACGTCGCGAAGCACGGCAAGCAGCCCGAGAACGGCCTCGCCGACATTCGCGACCCCGAGACCGGCCAGGAAGGCTCCTGGACCGAGCCACGCCTGTTCTCGGGCCTCGTGAAGACCTACCTCGGCCCGGTGGATGACGCGGCCGGCCTCCACTACCTCCGCCCGGAGACGGCGCAGGGCATCTTCGTGAACTTTATGAACGTGCTCACCACCGCGCGCAAGAAGCCGCCGTTCGGCATCGGCCAGGTTGGTAAGGCGTTCCGCAACGAGATTACGCCGGGTAACTTCATCTTCCGCACGCGCGAGTTCGAGCAGATGGAGATCGAGTACTTCGTCAAGCCCGAAGATGCTCCCGAGCACTTCGACGCGTGGGTCAAGGACTGCCTCGAGTGGTTCTACGACCTCGGTATCGATCCCGAGAACATCCGCCAGTTCGACGTGCCCGAGGACGAGCGCGCCCACTACTCGGCGCGCACGATCGACTTCGAGTACCGCTTCGGCTTCCAGGGCAACGAGTGGGGCGAGCTGATGGGCGTCGCCAACCGCACCGACTTCGACCTATCGTCGCACGCGAAGGCCTCGGGCGAGGAGCTCAGCTTCTTCGACCAGGCGGCAGGTGAGCGGTTCACCCCGTACGTTATCGAGCCCTCGTTCGGCCTGACCCGCTCGCTCATGGCGTTCCTCGTGGATGCGTACGCCGAGGACGAGGCGCCGAACTCGAAGGGCGGCGTCGACAAGCGCAAGGTGCTGCGCCTCGACCCGCGCCTCGCGCCGAACAAGGTCGCCGTCCTGCCGCTCTCGCGCAACGAGAACCTCACTCCGCTCGCGAAGGAGGTCGCCGACTCGATCCGCAACGGCGGTCGCTGGAACATCGACTTCGACGACGCCGGCGCGATCGGCCGCCGCTACCGCCGCCAGGACGAGATCGGTACTCCGTTCTGCGTCACCGTTGACTTCGACTCGATCGACGATCGCGCCGTCACCGTGCGCGAGCGCGACACGATGCAGCAGGAGCGCGTCTCGATGGACCGCCTGTTCGGCTATCTGTCCGAGCGCCTGCGCGGCTGCTAA
- the lipA gene encoding lipoyl synthase, translating into MSTPSPEGRKLLRVEARNMQTPIEKKPEWIRTRASVGEQYQDVRRLARQSELHTVCEEAGCPNIYECWEDREATFLIGGDQCTRRCDFCMIATGKPVSYDRDEPRRVAESVRELGLRYATVTGVARDDLPDGASWLFAETARQIHALNPGTGVELLVDDFRGGSGAIEAVCEAEPEVFAHNLETVPRIFKEIRPAFRYDRSLDMLARASELGMITKSNLILGMGETREEIESTMRDLRDRGTDILTLTQYLRPSKLHHPIDRWVKPQEFIELSDLARELGFAGVMAGPLVRSSYRAGRLWAQAMSAKGREIPEALSHLRDTTPAYQEASSIVARNPHLGEVLAPA; encoded by the coding sequence ATGAGCACCCCATCGCCCGAGGGCCGCAAGCTCCTTCGCGTCGAGGCGCGAAACATGCAGACGCCGATCGAGAAGAAGCCCGAGTGGATCCGCACGCGTGCGAGCGTCGGCGAGCAGTACCAGGATGTGCGCCGCCTCGCGCGCCAGAGCGAGCTCCACACGGTCTGCGAGGAAGCCGGCTGCCCGAATATCTACGAGTGCTGGGAGGACCGCGAGGCGACGTTCCTCATCGGCGGTGACCAGTGCACGCGGCGCTGCGACTTCTGCATGATCGCGACGGGCAAGCCGGTGAGCTACGACCGCGACGAGCCTCGTCGCGTCGCCGAGTCGGTGCGCGAGCTGGGCCTGCGCTACGCGACCGTCACGGGTGTCGCGCGCGATGACCTGCCGGATGGCGCATCTTGGCTCTTCGCCGAGACGGCGCGACAGATCCACGCACTGAACCCCGGCACGGGTGTCGAGCTGCTCGTCGACGACTTCCGCGGCGGCAGCGGCGCGATCGAGGCCGTGTGCGAGGCCGAGCCCGAGGTGTTCGCCCACAACCTCGAGACCGTGCCGCGCATCTTCAAGGAGATTCGTCCGGCGTTCCGCTATGACCGCTCGCTCGATATGCTCGCCCGCGCGAGCGAGCTCGGGATGATCACGAAGTCAAACCTGATCCTCGGGATGGGGGAGACGCGCGAGGAGATCGAGTCGACGATGCGCGACCTGCGCGATCGCGGCACCGACATCCTCACGCTGACGCAGTACCTGCGGCCGTCGAAGCTGCACCACCCAATCGACCGCTGGGTAAAGCCGCAAGAGTTCATTGAGCTCTCGGATCTCGCGCGCGAGCTCGGTTTCGCGGGCGTCATGGCGGGGCCGCTCGTGCGCTCTTCGTACCGCGCCGGTCGGCTCTGGGCCCAGGCGATGTCGGCGAAGGGTCGCGAAATTCCGGAGGCGCTCTCGCACCTGCGCGACACCACGCCCGCGTACCAGGAAGCATCCTCGATCGTGGCGCGGAATCCGCACCTGGGAGAGGTACTCGCTCCGGCGTAA
- the lipB gene encoding lipoyl(octanoyl) transferase LipB yields the protein MTDAPIEYLEVDAIQRELHAAVAAGEAPDTVIYSEFAPVYTAGSSTSDEDIPNPDVPVVRIDRGGSVTYHGPGQLVAYPIIHVHGRQDVVAYVRGLEQAVIDLAAKLGILAGRVKGRTGVWITAAGQPDRKLCAIGVRFAKRTTMHGLALNVSTNLADFERIVPCGIQDAGVVSLAELGVSLSVAEIAGLLHPYLEQELAHFRAPEKVGQL from the coding sequence TTGACCGATGCGCCGATAGAGTATCTCGAGGTGGATGCGATCCAGCGCGAGCTGCACGCTGCCGTGGCGGCGGGGGAAGCTCCCGACACCGTCATCTACAGCGAGTTCGCGCCCGTCTATACGGCGGGCAGCAGCACCTCTGACGAGGACATCCCGAACCCGGATGTCCCGGTCGTCCGCATCGATCGCGGCGGCTCGGTGACCTATCACGGCCCGGGGCAGCTCGTCGCATACCCGATCATCCACGTGCACGGCCGCCAGGATGTGGTGGCCTATGTCCGCGGTCTCGAGCAGGCCGTGATCGACCTCGCAGCGAAGCTCGGCATCCTTGCGGGCCGCGTCAAAGGCCGCACCGGCGTCTGGATCACCGCCGCGGGCCAGCCCGACCGCAAGCTGTGCGCGATTGGCGTTCGCTTCGCGAAACGCACGACGATGCACGGGCTCGCGCTCAACGTCTCGACTAACCTCGCCGACTTCGAGCGGATCGTCCCGTGTGGCATTCAGGATGCGGGGGTCGTCTCACTCGCGGAGCTCGGGGTTTCGCTGTCGGTCGCCGAGATCGCCGGACTATTACATCCATACCTTGAGCAGGAACTGGCGCACTTTCGCGCGCCCGAGAAAGTAGGCCAGTTATGA
- a CDS encoding isoprenyl transferase has product MNFKPLDWTGITPPAFPAGAVPKHVAIVMDGNGRWANRRGLPRTEGHRAGEEALLDVVAGAVQAGVQHLSVYAFSTENWKRSIEEVRFLMGFNREVLRRQRDQLNEWGVKVVWSGAERRLWKSVITDLKAAEELTRNNTVMTLNMCVNYGGRVEIVEAVRRIAADAAEGRINPDRIRENTIEKYLYQPQLPDVDLFIRSSGEQRTSNFLLWESAYAEMVFLDTLWPDFTREDLWHAIGLYIDRDRRFGGAVDKPQSEASTP; this is encoded by the coding sequence ATGAATTTCAAGCCCCTCGACTGGACCGGAATCACGCCACCCGCATTTCCGGCCGGCGCAGTACCGAAACACGTCGCGATCGTGATGGATGGCAACGGACGCTGGGCGAATCGGCGCGGACTGCCGCGCACCGAGGGGCACCGAGCGGGCGAAGAGGCCCTGCTCGATGTCGTCGCGGGCGCGGTGCAGGCGGGCGTGCAGCACCTGTCGGTGTATGCGTTCTCGACCGAGAACTGGAAGCGCTCGATCGAGGAGGTCCGCTTCCTCATGGGCTTCAATCGCGAGGTGCTCCGCCGTCAGCGCGACCAGCTCAACGAGTGGGGCGTGAAGGTGGTGTGGTCGGGCGCCGAGCGACGGCTCTGGAAGAGCGTGATCACCGACCTCAAGGCCGCCGAGGAACTGACACGCAATAACACGGTGATGACCCTCAACATGTGCGTCAACTACGGCGGCCGCGTCGAGATCGTCGAGGCGGTGCGCCGAATCGCGGCTGACGCCGCCGAGGGCAGGATCAATCCCGACCGCATCCGCGAGAACACGATCGAGAAGTATCTCTACCAGCCGCAGCTGCCGGACGTCGACCTGTTCATTCGGTCGTCTGGCGAGCAGCGCACCTCGAATTTCCTGCTGTGGGAATCCGCCTATGCAGAGATGGTCTTCCTCGACACGCTGTGGCCGGACTTCACACGCGAGGATCTGTGGCACGCCATCGGGCTGTATATCGACCGTGATCGCCGCTTTGGCGGCGCCGTCGATAAGCCGCAGTCGGAGGCGTCGACCCCGTAA